A genomic stretch from Erwinia sp. E_sp_B01_1 includes:
- a CDS encoding glycine cleavage system transcriptional repressor, with translation MPQSQQHHLVITALGVDRPGIVNTITRHVSSCGCNIEDSRLAMLGEEFSFIMLLSGSWNAITLIESTLPLKGAELELLIVMKRTTFRERPPMPATVWVQVEVKDSPHIVERFTDLFDSHQMNIAELVSRTQPAQENQPTLLYIQITAHSPASQDESFITQAFNRLCTELQAQGTINVVQYPQHDEKMESSDESTESR, from the coding sequence TTGCCGCAGTCACAGCAACATCATCTGGTTATCACCGCACTGGGGGTTGACCGTCCGGGGATCGTTAACACCATCACCCGTCACGTAAGCAGCTGCGGTTGCAATATCGAAGATAGCCGCCTGGCCATGCTGGGGGAAGAATTCAGCTTTATAATGCTGCTTTCCGGCAGTTGGAATGCGATCACGCTGATTGAATCTACCCTGCCCCTTAAGGGCGCGGAACTGGAATTGCTGATCGTAATGAAACGCACAACCTTCCGTGAGCGTCCTCCCATGCCTGCCACCGTATGGGTCCAGGTTGAGGTCAAGGACTCCCCCCATATCGTTGAGCGTTTCACCGATCTGTTTGATTCTCATCAGATGAATATTGCCGAACTGGTGTCCCGCACGCAGCCCGCGCAAGAAAATCAGCCCACGTTGCTCTATATTCAGATTACCGCGCACAGCCCCGCCAGCCAGGATGAATCATTTATCACTCAGGCCTTCAACCGGCTCTGTACAGAATTGCAGGCGCAGGGCACTATTAACGTCGTCCAGTATCCACAGCATGATGAAAAAATGGAGAGTAGTGATGAATCCACTGAAAGCCGGTGA
- the bcp gene encoding thioredoxin-dependent thiol peroxidase has product MNPLKAGDTAPKFSLPDQDGEQVNLTDFQGQRVLVYFYPKAMTPGCTVQACGLRDSMDELKKAGVEVLGVSTDKPEKLSRFVEKELLNFTLLSDEDHQVCEQFGIWGEKSFMGKTYDGIHRISFLIGTDGKVEKVFDDFKTANHHDIVMDYLKSA; this is encoded by the coding sequence ATGAATCCACTGAAAGCCGGTGATACAGCACCGAAATTTAGTCTGCCCGATCAGGATGGCGAGCAAGTAAATTTGACCGACTTCCAGGGACAGCGCGTTCTGGTTTATTTCTACCCGAAAGCGATGACACCAGGCTGCACCGTACAGGCTTGCGGTTTGCGTGACAGCATGGATGAGCTGAAAAAAGCAGGCGTTGAGGTGCTGGGTGTCAGTACTGATAAACCTGAGAAACTGTCGCGATTTGTTGAGAAAGAGCTGCTGAACTTTACGCTGCTCTCTGATGAAGACCATCAGGTTTGTGAGCAATTTGGTATCTGGGGAGAAAAATCCTTCATGGGCAAAACCTATGACGGTATTCACCGCATCAGCTTCCTGATTGGCACGGATGGCAAGGTTGAGAAGGTGTTTGACGACTTCAAAACGGCAAACCACCATGACATCGTGATGGATTACCTGAAGTCAGCCTGA
- a CDS encoding AI-2E family transporter: protein MLDLLIQWYRRRFSDPQAIALLAILLAAFCILFFFNGLLAPLLVALVVAYLLEWPTVRLERLGCSRTWATTIILILFASLLLVLVLVVAPVAWQQGINLAHELPTMLNRLYQFATRLPERFPTLMDVGIVDIVVENLRSRLSGMGDQLVKYSLASLVGIMTLAIYLVLVPLMVFFLLKDKAQMLAAISRVLPRNRGLAGQVWVEMNQQVSNYIRGKVLEMVVVGIATWIGFWAIGMNYALLLAVLVGFSVLIPYVGALAVTIPVIGVGLAQWGLGGDFWTMIIVYLIIQGLDGNILVPVLFSEAVNLHPLVIILSVVIFGGLWGFWGVFFAIPLATLIKAVVHAWPDELNLEQKRLK from the coding sequence ATGTTGGACCTCTTGATACAGTGGTATCGCCGCCGCTTCAGCGATCCTCAGGCAATTGCCCTGCTGGCCATCCTGCTTGCAGCCTTCTGTATTCTCTTTTTCTTTAATGGTCTGCTGGCGCCGCTGCTGGTGGCTCTGGTGGTCGCCTATCTGCTGGAGTGGCCCACCGTAAGGCTGGAGCGTCTGGGGTGTTCACGTACCTGGGCCACCACCATTATCCTGATCCTCTTCGCTTCTTTATTACTGGTATTAGTGCTGGTGGTGGCGCCTGTTGCCTGGCAGCAGGGGATCAATCTGGCCCATGAGCTGCCCACCATGCTCAACAGGCTCTATCAATTTGCCACCCGTCTGCCGGAGCGCTTCCCTACGTTAATGGATGTGGGCATCGTGGATATCGTGGTGGAGAATCTGCGCAGCAGGCTTAGCGGCATGGGCGATCAGCTGGTGAAATACTCTCTGGCTTCGCTGGTGGGCATTATGACGCTGGCGATCTATCTGGTGCTGGTGCCGTTGATGGTGTTCTTCCTGCTGAAGGACAAAGCGCAGATGCTGGCTGCCATCAGTCGCGTCCTGCCACGCAATCGCGGCCTGGCAGGGCAGGTATGGGTGGAGATGAATCAGCAGGTCTCTAACTACATTCGCGGCAAGGTGCTGGAGATGGTAGTGGTAGGCATTGCCACCTGGATCGGTTTCTGGGCAATCGGCATGAACTATGCGCTGTTGCTGGCAGTGCTGGTGGGCTTTTCTGTGCTGATCCCCTATGTTGGCGCGCTGGCGGTGACTATCCCGGTTATTGGAGTAGGCCTGGCGCAGTGGGGGTTAGGCGGCGATTTCTGGACGATGATTATCGTTTACCTGATTATTCAGGGGCTGGACGGCAATATTCTGGTGCCGGTGCTGTTTTCAGAGGCGGTTAATCTTCACCCGCTGGTGATCATTCTTTCCGTGGTGATTTTTGGTGGGCTGTGGGGCTTCTGGGGCGTGTTCTTTGCTATCCCGCTGGCCACGCTGATCAAAGCGGTGGTCCATGCCTGGCCGGATGAACTGAATCTGGAGCAGAAGAGGCTGAAATAG
- a CDS encoding sensor domain-containing diguanylate cyclase: MLRLRRPKTDLRTLITLLAVASIVITLANSLYATWRVQREVLIANTLESNRVYATKLASTTEMFFQLAQSQLGYSAKVLSEGMDNETALQSEVERLREQTNSFNSVVIVDANGWVKAISPESLMLKGMHLTTSSTRQALAERKPLIGKPGISAANNLMVFVSYPVWSKTGSYLGFVGGTIYLKKKSILNELLGEQFYRDGSSLYVVDSDNRVLYHQNGKLVGQKITPLIGEDARKNKNNGYQQVPAQNGEPMLAGYATVATPGWTIVALKPTQTTLEPLTSLLLKVLQHSVPFALLTLIFAWILARLIALPLWQLARKASQMDAPGVSKELNGIHSWYYEALQIKRAMLSGIALLQDKIGRLNFEVQTDPLTELLNRRGLNAVLEYFLATRQPFAVLALDIDHFKRVNDTWGHDVGDSVIKTVAHQLGKSSRQTDVVCRNGGEEFLMILPGAERDVAVAIAERVRKKIEQQELPVVGHISISIGVAFWSADEMPMEKVFKQADDALYQAKNAGRNRVVTTPPDAAVPLQPQRHTG; this comes from the coding sequence ATGTTGAGGCTACGTCGCCCCAAAACGGACCTGCGCACGCTTATTACATTATTAGCCGTGGCCAGCATTGTGATTACGCTGGCTAACTCCCTGTACGCCACCTGGCGGGTACAGCGTGAGGTGCTGATCGCTAACACGCTGGAATCCAATCGCGTTTACGCCACCAAACTCGCCTCCACCACGGAAATGTTCTTCCAGCTGGCGCAGTCACAGCTGGGGTACAGCGCCAAAGTGCTGAGCGAAGGCATGGATAATGAAACCGCGCTACAGAGTGAAGTGGAGCGCCTTCGCGAACAGACCAACAGCTTTAACTCTGTGGTGATTGTCGATGCCAACGGCTGGGTAAAGGCGATCTCGCCAGAATCGCTGATGCTCAAGGGGATGCACCTGACCACCAGTTCCACCAGGCAGGCCCTGGCAGAGCGCAAGCCGCTGATCGGCAAGCCGGGTATTTCTGCTGCTAATAATCTGATGGTGTTTGTCTCTTATCCTGTCTGGTCGAAAACCGGCAGCTATCTGGGCTTTGTCGGCGGCACTATCTACCTTAAGAAGAAAAGTATCCTCAATGAATTGCTCGGCGAGCAGTTCTACCGCGACGGCTCTTCTCTGTATGTGGTGGACAGCGATAACCGGGTTCTCTATCACCAGAACGGCAAACTGGTCGGGCAAAAAATTACTCCTCTCATCGGCGAAGACGCCAGGAAGAATAAAAACAACGGGTATCAGCAAGTCCCGGCACAGAACGGTGAGCCGATGCTGGCAGGTTATGCCACTGTGGCAACGCCTGGCTGGACTATCGTTGCCCTGAAACCGACTCAGACCACCCTGGAACCGCTGACCAGCCTGTTACTTAAAGTGCTTCAACACTCGGTGCCTTTTGCGCTGCTGACGCTGATTTTTGCCTGGATCCTTGCGCGGCTGATTGCGTTACCGCTCTGGCAACTGGCCCGTAAGGCCAGCCAGATGGATGCACCCGGCGTGTCGAAAGAGCTCAATGGCATCCACTCCTGGTATTATGAAGCTCTGCAGATCAAACGCGCCATGCTCAGCGGCATCGCGCTGCTACAGGATAAAATTGGCCGGCTGAATTTTGAAGTACAGACCGATCCGCTGACCGAATTGCTCAATCGCCGTGGCCTGAATGCCGTGCTGGAGTATTTTCTGGCTACCCGTCAGCCTTTTGCGGTGCTGGCGCTGGATATTGACCACTTCAAACGGGTCAATGACACCTGGGGCCACGACGTGGGCGACAGCGTGATCAAAACCGTGGCGCATCAGTTGGGGAAAAGCTCCCGCCAGACTGATGTGGTCTGCCGCAACGGCGGGGAGGAGTTTCTGATGATCCTGCCGGGAGCCGAACGTGATGTCGCGGTAGCCATTGCTGAGCGCGTACGTAAAAAGATCGAACAGCAGGAGCTTCCTGTGGTGGGGCATATCTCTATTTCCATAGGTGTAGCCTTCTGGTCTGCCGATGAAATGCCGATGGAGAAGGTCTTCAAGCAGGCTGATGACGCGTTGTATCAGGCGAAAAATGCCGGACGTAACCGGGTCGTGACCACCCCGCCTGATGCCGCTGTGCCTCTGCAACCCCAACGCCATACCGGCTGA
- a CDS encoding DsrE family protein, translating into MRPVVSYLLIAVVAGFVGASFSQAPDIVAKVSERFGNKASDPEGFWSTPAIEGYGKMHYEPNVAYRPAVGDSNKIVFQITKAENSPKDPNLGLERVARVVNLYVASGVPVDQLKFVVSVTGDGTPAMLNNEQYKKMFGIDNPSLKLIGQLRAKGVDVSVCDQSVAFHHFQHDWIDQSVTHALSSSTTVSTLENQGYAFLAM; encoded by the coding sequence ATGCGTCCAGTAGTCTCTTATCTATTAATCGCCGTAGTAGCGGGTTTTGTGGGGGCCAGTTTTTCTCAGGCTCCCGATATTGTCGCTAAAGTCAGCGAGCGTTTCGGTAATAAAGCCAGCGATCCTGAAGGTTTCTGGTCCACCCCCGCTATCGAAGGCTATGGCAAAATGCATTACGAGCCGAACGTGGCTTACCGGCCAGCCGTCGGCGACAGTAATAAAATTGTTTTTCAGATTACCAAAGCTGAAAACAGCCCCAAAGATCCTAATCTGGGCCTGGAACGTGTGGCCCGCGTGGTGAACTTGTATGTGGCTTCAGGGGTGCCGGTTGATCAGTTAAAATTTGTGGTTTCCGTCACGGGTGATGGCACACCAGCGATGTTGAATAACGAGCAGTATAAAAAAATGTTTGGCATCGATAACCCCAGCCTGAAGCTGATCGGCCAGCTGCGGGCGAAAGGTGTGGATGTGTCAGTATGCGATCAGTCCGTTGCTTTCCACCATTTCCAGCATGACTGGATTGATCAATCCGTTACCCACGCCCTGTCCAGCTCCACTACGGTTTCCACCCTGGAAAACCAGGGATATGCTTTCCTCGCTATGTAA
- a CDS encoding M48 family metallopeptidase has protein sequence MIKQMKKCALASLIITLTATSLPAKADITDTLPDIGTTAGNTLSINQELAMGDFYVRQLRASAPLINDPLLNDYINQLGQRLVNHAWSVKTPFHFYLIRNDEINAFAFFGGNVVLHSALFRYTENESQLASVMAHEISHVTQRHLARAMEEQQRNAPLTWVGALGSILLAMANPQAGMAALSGTLAGTQQGVISFTQQNEQEADRIGIQVLQRAGFDPEAMPNFLQKLADQSRFSSKPPEILLTHPLPDSRLSDSRNRANQMKPVVVQSSQDYYMAKVRALGMYSTGKNQLTDDILDALTKGNNREQAAAQYGKAVQFLQAKSFANAQKIIAPLLDKQPDNVWYLDIMSDIDIGLDRPQQAISLLLAAKKSAASPVVQLNLANAYVEARQPANASKILYKYTWAHKDDPNGWDLLAQASADQGLTDEEQAARAESLALNGQLDQAIRSLSSASAGVPLGSLKQARYDARIDQLRQLQERFRKYQKS, from the coding sequence ATGATTAAACAAATGAAGAAGTGTGCACTGGCATCGCTTATCATCACACTGACAGCGACGTCGCTGCCAGCGAAGGCAGACATTACCGATACCCTGCCCGATATTGGCACAACAGCGGGGAACACATTGTCCATCAATCAGGAACTGGCGATGGGCGATTTTTACGTCAGGCAGCTGCGGGCCAGCGCCCCTCTGATCAACGATCCTTTGCTGAATGATTACATCAATCAGCTGGGCCAGCGCCTGGTTAACCATGCCTGGTCGGTAAAAACCCCGTTTCACTTCTATTTAATTCGTAATGATGAGATCAATGCCTTCGCCTTCTTCGGCGGAAATGTGGTGCTGCATTCCGCCCTGTTCCGCTACACAGAAAACGAAAGCCAGCTGGCCTCGGTGATGGCGCATGAAATTTCTCACGTCACTCAGCGCCATCTGGCACGCGCCATGGAAGAGCAGCAGCGTAATGCGCCGCTGACCTGGGTGGGCGCGCTGGGGTCAATTCTGCTGGCAATGGCCAATCCCCAGGCCGGAATGGCCGCCCTTAGCGGCACGCTGGCCGGTACGCAACAGGGCGTGATCAGCTTTACCCAACAGAACGAGCAGGAAGCCGATCGTATCGGCATTCAGGTGCTGCAACGGGCAGGCTTCGATCCGGAAGCGATGCCCAATTTCCTGCAAAAGCTGGCCGACCAGTCGCGCTTCTCTTCAAAACCGCCGGAAATTTTGTTAACTCACCCCTTACCCGACAGCCGTCTCTCTGATTCCCGTAACCGTGCCAACCAGATGAAACCGGTGGTGGTGCAATCCTCTCAGGACTACTACATGGCAAAAGTGCGTGCGCTGGGCATGTACTCTACGGGAAAAAACCAGCTGACTGATGACATTCTGGATGCGCTGACTAAAGGGAATAACCGCGAACAGGCGGCAGCTCAGTATGGAAAAGCCGTGCAGTTTCTTCAGGCTAAAAGCTTTGCCAACGCCCAAAAAATCATCGCACCACTGCTCGATAAGCAGCCTGATAACGTCTGGTATCTGGATATTATGAGCGATATTGATATCGGGCTGGATCGGCCACAACAGGCGATTAGCCTGCTGCTGGCAGCGAAAAAATCCGCGGCAAGCCCGGTGGTGCAGCTGAACCTGGCGAATGCCTACGTGGAAGCCAGACAGCCCGCTAACGCCAGCAAAATCCTCTACAAGTATACCTGGGCCCATAAAGATGATCCCAACGGCTGGGATTTGCTGGCGCAGGCCAGTGCCGATCAGGGGCTGACGGATGAAGAGCAGGCGGCGAGAGCGGAAAGCCTGGCGCTGAATGGCCAGCTCGATCAGGCCATTCGCAGCCTGAGCAGTGCCAGCGCGGGCGTACCGTTAGGCAGCCTTAAGCAGGCGAGATACGATGCACGCATCGATCAGCTACGCCAGTTACAGGAACGTTTCCGTAAGTATCAAAAATCTTAA
- the hda gene encoding DnaA inactivator Hda — protein MNTPAQLSLPLYLPDDETFASFWPGENPSLIAALQSALQQEHGSYFYFWSREGGGRSHLLHAACAELSARGEAVGYVPLDKRTWFVPEVLDGMEQLPLICIDNIECIAGDEPWEMAIFDLYNRILETGRTRLLITADRPPRQLNLKLADLASRLDWGQIYRLQPLSDEDKVQALQLRAKLRGFELPEDVGRFLLKRLDREMRTLFVTLDKLDRASISAQRKLTIPFVKEALGL, from the coding sequence CTGAACACACCGGCACAGCTCTCATTGCCACTCTATTTGCCCGATGACGAAACTTTCGCCAGCTTCTGGCCGGGAGAGAACCCGTCGCTGATTGCCGCGCTGCAAAGTGCGCTGCAACAGGAGCATGGCAGCTATTTCTATTTCTGGTCGCGTGAAGGGGGAGGCCGCAGTCATTTACTGCACGCCGCCTGTGCTGAACTCTCCGCCCGTGGTGAGGCCGTCGGCTATGTGCCGCTGGATAAGCGAACCTGGTTTGTGCCGGAAGTGCTGGACGGTATGGAGCAGTTACCGCTGATCTGTATCGACAATATCGAATGCATTGCCGGGGATGAACCCTGGGAAATGGCGATTTTCGATCTCTATAACCGCATTCTCGAAACGGGCAGAACCCGTCTGCTGATCACCGCCGATCGTCCTCCAAGACAGTTAAACCTCAAGCTGGCCGATCTCGCTTCACGTCTCGACTGGGGGCAGATTTACCGGCTCCAGCCGTTGTCTGATGAAGACAAGGTTCAGGCGCTGCAGCTGCGTGCAAAGCTGCGCGGATTTGAGCTGCCGGAAGACGTGGGCCGTTTTCTGCTGAAAAGGCTGGATCGTGAAATGCGGACGCTGTTTGTTACCCTGGATAAGCTGGATCGTGCTTCCATCAGCGCCCAGCGCAAGTTAACCATTCCCTTTGTGAAGGAAGCGCTGGGGCTGTGA